In Chloroflexota bacterium, one genomic interval encodes:
- a CDS encoding LLM class flavin-dependent oxidoreductase, translated as MALHPAAASFPARTASPTLPIGVNLRSIGVDVAWFRAQALRLEGAGYATIWQWDHFVSRGVLADPVLEAWTTLSFTAAATTRIGLGTFVANVMNRHPAVLARMAATFQQASGGRLVLGMGIGGHPAEHAAYGIEFPPVPERVARLTEAVAVIRALWTGGPVDLDGRFYRLRGAHAYPRPVPPPPIVVGGETTAGARLAARIGDGWTTSAAVFERDLPAYLATLAEQDRERAAQRVIVAFPLARDSRLAGSPWTLDRAAEAERWRAAGADEVILAARTTEDVDALVEAAVQR; from the coding sequence GTGGCGCTGCACCCGGCTGCGGCGAGTTTCCCGGCGCGGACGGCCTCGCCCACCCTGCCGATCGGCGTGAACCTCCGCTCGATCGGTGTCGACGTCGCCTGGTTCCGCGCCCAGGCCCTCCGCCTCGAGGGCGCCGGCTACGCGACGATCTGGCAGTGGGACCATTTCGTCAGTCGCGGCGTGCTCGCCGATCCGGTCCTCGAGGCGTGGACGACCCTGTCGTTCACCGCCGCTGCGACCACACGGATCGGGCTCGGCACGTTCGTCGCGAACGTGATGAACCGTCATCCGGCGGTCCTCGCCCGGATGGCGGCGACCTTCCAGCAGGCAAGCGGTGGCCGGCTCGTCCTCGGGATGGGGATCGGCGGACACCCCGCCGAGCACGCCGCCTACGGGATCGAGTTCCCGCCCGTGCCCGAGCGCGTCGCCCGTCTCACGGAGGCGGTGGCGGTGATCCGCGCGCTGTGGACCGGGGGCCCGGTCGATCTCGACGGTCGCTTCTACCGGCTCCGCGGCGCGCACGCGTACCCCCGTCCGGTGCCGCCGCCGCCGATCGTCGTCGGTGGAGAGACAACGGCCGGGGCTCGGCTCGCGGCCCGGATCGGCGACGGCTGGACGACGTCGGCCGCCGTCTTCGAGCGCGACCTGCCGGCCTACCTGGCGACACTCGCCGAGCAGGACCGGGAGCGGGCCGCCCAGCGGGTCATCGTCGCGTTCCCGCTGGCCCGCGATTCGCGCCTCGCCGGTTCTCCGTGGACCCTGGATCGGGCCGCGGAGGCGGAGCGGTGGCGAGCGGCGGGTGCCGACGAGGTCATCCTCGCCGCCCGGACGACGGAGGACGTCGACGCGCTCGTCGAGGCGGCCGTCCAGCGCTGA
- a CDS encoding isochorismatase family protein, translated as MDVQNDFADPAGALTVPGALDVLPVVNAAIEAADAAGALVAYTADWHPERTPHFATDGGPWPVHCVAGTWGAAFHPRLTVSGPVVRKGSNGEDGYSGFFMREPSTGATTRTELERLLRQAGISRVTLCGLATDYCVAATAGDALALGFDTSILVAGIRAVDLRPGDGERALVELAAAGVRLDRSSPGCAA; from the coding sequence GTGGACGTCCAGAACGATTTCGCCGACCCGGCGGGCGCCCTGACCGTGCCGGGAGCCCTGGACGTCCTGCCGGTCGTGAACGCCGCGATCGAGGCCGCCGATGCCGCGGGTGCGCTCGTCGCGTACACCGCGGACTGGCATCCGGAACGCACCCCGCATTTCGCGACGGACGGCGGCCCGTGGCCCGTGCACTGCGTCGCCGGCACCTGGGGAGCGGCATTCCACCCGCGGCTCACGGTGAGCGGCCCCGTCGTCCGGAAGGGCTCGAACGGGGAGGACGGATACTCCGGGTTCTTCATGCGCGAACCGTCCACCGGTGCGACGACCCGCACGGAGCTCGAGCGGCTCCTCCGCCAAGCGGGCATCAGCCGGGTGACCCTCTGCGGCCTCGCGACCGACTACTGCGTCGCGGCGACAGCCGGCGACGCGCTCGCCCTCGGGTTCGACACGTCCATCCTCGTCGCGGGGATCCGTGCGGTGGACCTGCGGCCGGGTGACGGGGAACGTGCGCTCGTCGAGCTCGCGGCAGCCGGCGTGCGGCTCGATCGGTCGTCTCCGGGTTGCGCCGCATGA
- a CDS encoding flap endonuclease has translation MDLHLVDATYELFRAHFAPRPPVRGRDGVALSGVSGLVEQLLRLLRDEGATHVGCATDRVIHSFRNELYPAYKTEAGVPRELLAQFPIAERAIEALGLVLWPMVELEADDALATAVIRWIDDPTVGRIVICSVDKDLAQCVRDDRVVLWDRRRGITYDRAGVEAKWGVSPSAIPDYLALVGDAADGYPGLPGWGARSASAVLARYGSLDAIPQRASEWDLPGGVRGAVSLAAVLVERASEARLYRQLARLRLDAPIAQRDPEELRWRGADRPAWTAFCDEIGLARLRERPHRWRDG, from the coding sequence ATGGACCTGCACCTCGTGGACGCGACCTACGAGCTCTTCCGCGCTCATTTCGCCCCGCGCCCGCCGGTACGCGGCCGGGACGGGGTCGCCCTCTCGGGGGTGAGCGGCCTCGTCGAGCAGCTCCTCCGCCTGCTCCGCGACGAGGGCGCGACCCATGTCGGCTGTGCCACCGACCGCGTGATCCACTCATTCCGCAACGAGCTCTATCCGGCGTACAAGACGGAGGCGGGCGTTCCGCGGGAGCTCCTCGCCCAGTTTCCGATCGCGGAACGCGCCATCGAGGCACTCGGGCTCGTCCTGTGGCCGATGGTCGAGCTCGAGGCCGACGATGCGCTCGCGACCGCGGTCATCCGTTGGATCGACGATCCGACGGTCGGACGGATCGTCATCTGCTCCGTCGACAAGGATCTGGCCCAGTGCGTCCGCGACGACCGAGTCGTGCTCTGGGATCGGCGCCGGGGCATCACCTACGATCGGGCCGGGGTCGAGGCGAAATGGGGCGTCTCGCCCTCCGCGATCCCGGACTACCTCGCCCTCGTCGGCGATGCCGCGGACGGCTATCCCGGGCTGCCGGGGTGGGGCGCGCGATCGGCCTCCGCGGTGCTCGCGCGATACGGCTCGCTCGATGCCATCCCCCAACGGGCGAGCGAATGGGACCTACCGGGTGGGGTGCGGGGGGCCGTCTCGCTCGCGGCCGTCCTCGTGGAACGCGCGAGCGAGGCGCGCCTGTATCGGCAGCTCGCCCGCCTCCGGCTCGACGCGCCGATCGCACAGCGCGATCCCGAAGAGCTCCGCTGGCGTGGTGCGGACCGGCCGGCCTGGACGGCATTCTGCGACGAGATCGGGCTGGCGCGACTCCGCGAGCGTCCGCATCGCTGGCGTGACGGGTGA
- a CDS encoding SIMPL domain-containing protein (The SIMPL domain is named for its presence in mouse protein SIMPL (signalling molecule that associates with mouse pelle-like kinase). Bacterial member BP26, from Brucella, was shown to assemble into a channel-like structure, while YggE from E. coli has been associated with resistance to oxidative stress.) — MSTTLARFTLARLRRIPLLIVALAVFAAFLASSAPSAPSFTPRPAAGADTSAAPEHTISVSGTGTVTLSPDVADLHLGVVVTRSTVRAARADAATAMTAVIAALKSAGIADADIQTSLLSLQPQYDYSNGGSVPRLTGYQFANSVTATVRHLDALGGAIDGAIAAGATTLDSVVFRVNDPTRAEAQARTAAMADARAKADALAAAAGVTISGVSSIAETTAPTPIPIPYLGAAAPDSVKSVPTPVQAGTNQVTVSVAVVYRIP, encoded by the coding sequence ATGTCGACGACGCTCGCCCGGTTCACCCTCGCCCGCCTCCGGCGCATCCCGCTCCTCATCGTCGCCCTCGCCGTCTTCGCAGCGTTCCTCGCCTCCTCGGCGCCGTCGGCACCGTCGTTCACCCCACGACCGGCGGCCGGCGCGGACACGAGCGCCGCACCCGAACACACGATCAGCGTGAGCGGCACCGGGACGGTGACCCTCTCGCCGGATGTCGCCGACCTCCACCTCGGCGTGGTCGTGACCCGTTCCACGGTGAGGGCCGCCCGGGCGGATGCCGCCACGGCGATGACGGCGGTCATCGCCGCCCTCAAGTCGGCCGGCATCGCCGACGCGGACATCCAGACCTCGCTCCTCAGCCTCCAACCGCAGTACGACTATTCGAACGGTGGGTCAGTGCCGCGTCTCACCGGCTACCAGTTCGCGAACTCCGTGACCGCGACGGTCCGTCATCTCGACGCTCTCGGCGGAGCGATCGATGGCGCGATCGCCGCCGGTGCCACGACGCTCGACTCGGTGGTCTTCCGGGTGAACGACCCGACGCGCGCCGAGGCGCAGGCTCGGACGGCGGCGATGGCCGACGCGCGGGCGAAGGCGGACGCGCTCGCGGCAGCGGCCGGCGTGACGATCTCCGGTGTCAGCTCGATCGCGGAGACCACCGCTCCGACGCCCATCCCGATCCCGTACCTCGGCGCAGCGGCTCCCGACAGCGTGAAGTCCGTTCCGACCCCCGTTCAGGCCGGGACGAACCAGGTCACGGTGAGCGTCGCCGTCGTCTACCGGATCCCCTGA
- a CDS encoding DUF2255 family protein: MTFPGADLAALEATEEIEIETHPPSGAPIHRTIIWVVTDGPHAYIRSVRGATARWYVEAVAPSIVTIRLGDRRLPVRLVRAVDADSIGRASAAFERKYASDPSTPDMLRPEILATTLRLEPA; the protein is encoded by the coding sequence ATGACCTTTCCCGGGGCGGACCTCGCCGCCCTCGAGGCGACCGAGGAGATCGAGATCGAGACGCATCCGCCGAGCGGAGCGCCGATCCATCGGACGATCATCTGGGTCGTCACGGACGGTCCTCACGCATACATCCGGTCGGTTCGCGGCGCCACGGCTCGCTGGTACGTCGAGGCGGTCGCGCCGTCCATCGTGACGATCCGACTCGGCGATCGTCGCCTCCCGGTCCGGCTCGTCCGCGCGGTCGATGCCGACTCGATCGGACGGGCGTCGGCCGCCTTCGAGCGCAAATACGCCAGCGATCCGTCCACGCCGGACATGCTCCGGCCGGAGATCCTCGCCACGACCCTCCGTCTCGAACCCGCCTGA
- a CDS encoding FTR1 family protein, with protein MDLGALTSGLLTGLREGVEGALIVSIVLAYLGRTGNAQYASRIWLGVGGALALSVAIGAALFVTIGRLPSPYEQIFEGLTLLIAACVVTWMLFWMRRQAAGVSGELRAAVERVLGRGGAWGLTVLAFTAVVREGIETSLFLVGQVEVASRTTNLGALSVLGGAVVGLAIAVAIGAGFYRGTRRIDLARFFRWTGVALVFIAAGLLSGAVHEFIEIGVIGIGTSPLYDISSVVSDSTGIGGFLHALLGFRSAPELLVVVVHLMYLAAVLGLYLRPMRIARRVEAERGTAGS; from the coding sequence GTGGATCTCGGAGCACTGACGAGCGGCCTGCTCACGGGCCTTCGCGAAGGGGTCGAAGGCGCTCTCATCGTGAGCATCGTCCTCGCCTACCTGGGTCGAACGGGGAATGCGCAGTACGCGAGCCGGATCTGGCTCGGCGTCGGCGGAGCGCTCGCCCTCAGCGTCGCGATCGGCGCCGCGCTCTTCGTGACGATCGGCAGGCTGCCCTCGCCGTACGAGCAGATCTTCGAAGGCCTGACGCTGCTCATCGCCGCCTGCGTCGTCACCTGGATGCTGTTCTGGATGCGCCGCCAGGCGGCCGGCGTGAGCGGCGAGCTCCGGGCGGCCGTCGAGCGGGTCCTTGGCCGCGGCGGAGCCTGGGGTCTCACGGTGCTCGCCTTCACCGCGGTCGTCCGCGAGGGCATCGAAACGTCGCTCTTCCTCGTCGGTCAGGTCGAGGTGGCCTCCCGGACGACGAACCTCGGTGCCCTCTCGGTCCTCGGCGGGGCGGTCGTCGGTCTGGCGATCGCTGTCGCGATCGGCGCGGGCTTCTACCGCGGCACCCGGCGGATCGACCTCGCCAGGTTCTTCCGCTGGACGGGCGTCGCCCTCGTCTTCATCGCGGCCGGCCTCCTCAGCGGGGCCGTCCACGAGTTCATCGAGATCGGCGTGATCGGGATCGGCACCAGTCCGCTGTACGACATCTCGAGCGTGGTCTCCGACTCAACCGGGATCGGCGGCTTCCTCCACGCGCTCCTGGGATTCCGGTCCGCCCCGGAGCTGCTCGTCGTCGTCGTCCACCTCATGTATCTCGCGGCGGTCCTCGGGCTCTACCTGCGACCGATGCGGATCGCTCGCCGCGTGGAGGCTGAGCGCGGAACTGCCGGCTCCTGA
- the aceE gene encoding pyruvate dehydrogenase (acetyl-transferring), homodimeric type encodes MYFDEFKHQLPDIDTPETDEWLASLDQVVAEEGENRARFLMFKLLKRARQLHVGLPPLTQTRYINTISPEQEPFFPGDEELEHRIRRIVRWNAAAMVLRANNRFAGIGGHLATYASAASLYEVGFNHFFRGKDDRPGDQIFYQGHAAPGMYARAYLEGRLTEDQLDHFRREVQPGAGLSSYPHPRLMPGFWEFPTVSMGIGPISAIYQARFNRYLANRRLRDTSDQRVWAFLGDGEMDEPEALAGLSLAAREGLDNLTFVVNCNLQRLDGPVRGNGKIIQELEGLYRGAGWNVIKVIWGREWDELLARDVDGLLVEKMNNTLDGEFQKFSVAGGAYIREHFFGPDARLRALVAHLSDDDLTRLRRGGHDYRKVYAAYKAATEYTGAPTVILVHTVKGWTLGPGVEARNITHQAKKLSEAELRVFRDRLELPIPDAALKEAPYYHPGPDSPEVEYIRERRRALGGALPKRIVRVAPLPSPAPAVDAEFTTGSEIAVSTTMAFTRLLRNLIRDPALGPRIVPIIPDEARTFGMDPLFKEVGIYAALGQRYEPVDSDLVLSYRESVDGQVLEEGITEAGSMASLQAAGTAYASHDLAMIPFYIFYSMFGFQRVGDQAWAFGDARGRGFMMGATAGRTTLHGEGLQHDDGHSHLLAANIPNVRPYDPAYAFEVAAIVRDGIERMYGRSEDVFYYITLYNENYPMPPRPADVGDGIVRGLYRLREAPDLRRAAKVRLVGSGSILQQVIAAQALLADRFGVAAEVYSAPSFPLLRRDALEAERWNRLHPQETPRVPHVTRMLGPDGGPIVAATDWITALPDLVSRWLPSSYTSLGTDGFGRSDTREALRSYFEIDPPHIAAAALAALARCGSLPASAVTAAIRDLGLDPDRDSPLAV; translated from the coding sequence ATGTACTTCGACGAATTCAAGCACCAGCTGCCCGACATCGATACGCCCGAGACCGACGAATGGCTCGCGTCGCTCGACCAGGTCGTCGCCGAGGAAGGTGAGAACCGGGCGCGCTTCCTCATGTTCAAGCTCCTCAAGCGTGCGCGCCAGCTGCACGTCGGCCTGCCGCCGCTGACCCAGACGCGATACATCAACACGATCAGCCCGGAGCAGGAGCCGTTCTTCCCGGGCGACGAGGAGCTCGAACACCGCATCCGCCGGATCGTCCGCTGGAACGCCGCGGCGATGGTCCTCCGGGCGAACAACCGGTTCGCCGGCATCGGCGGGCATCTCGCCACCTACGCGTCCGCCGCGAGTCTCTACGAGGTCGGGTTCAACCATTTCTTCCGCGGCAAGGACGACCGGCCTGGCGACCAGATCTTCTACCAGGGCCACGCCGCACCGGGCATGTACGCCCGGGCCTACCTCGAGGGGCGGCTCACGGAGGACCAGCTCGACCATTTCCGACGCGAGGTCCAGCCCGGCGCGGGCCTCTCGTCCTACCCGCATCCGCGCCTCATGCCGGGATTCTGGGAATTCCCCACCGTGAGCATGGGGATCGGCCCGATCAGTGCGATCTACCAGGCGCGCTTCAACCGCTACCTCGCGAACCGTCGCCTGCGGGACACGAGCGACCAGCGCGTGTGGGCATTCCTCGGCGACGGAGAGATGGATGAGCCGGAGGCGCTGGCCGGCCTCTCGCTCGCCGCTCGCGAAGGACTCGACAACCTCACCTTCGTCGTCAACTGCAACCTCCAGCGCCTCGACGGGCCGGTCCGCGGCAACGGCAAGATCATCCAGGAGCTCGAGGGGCTCTACCGCGGCGCGGGGTGGAACGTCATCAAGGTGATCTGGGGCCGCGAGTGGGACGAGCTGCTCGCCCGCGACGTGGATGGCCTGCTCGTCGAGAAGATGAACAACACGCTGGACGGTGAATTCCAGAAGTTCTCCGTCGCCGGCGGGGCGTACATCCGGGAGCATTTCTTCGGACCGGACGCGCGGCTGCGGGCGCTTGTCGCTCACCTCTCCGATGACGATCTCACCCGGCTTCGCCGCGGCGGCCACGACTACCGCAAGGTGTATGCGGCGTACAAGGCGGCCACCGAGTACACCGGCGCCCCGACGGTCATCCTCGTCCACACCGTGAAGGGCTGGACTCTCGGTCCCGGGGTGGAGGCCCGCAACATCACGCACCAGGCGAAGAAACTCTCGGAGGCCGAGCTCCGGGTCTTCCGTGACCGGCTCGAGCTGCCGATCCCGGATGCGGCCCTCAAGGAGGCGCCCTACTACCATCCGGGTCCCGATTCGCCCGAGGTGGAGTACATCCGCGAGCGGCGTCGCGCACTCGGCGGCGCGTTGCCGAAGCGGATCGTCCGCGTTGCGCCACTGCCGTCGCCGGCACCGGCCGTGGACGCCGAGTTCACGACCGGATCGGAGATCGCCGTCTCGACGACGATGGCGTTCACCCGTCTGCTCCGGAACCTCATCCGCGATCCCGCGCTCGGGCCGCGCATCGTCCCGATCATCCCCGACGAGGCGCGCACCTTCGGCATGGATCCGCTGTTCAAGGAGGTCGGCATCTACGCGGCCCTCGGCCAGCGCTACGAGCCGGTCGACTCGGATCTCGTCCTCAGCTACCGCGAGTCGGTCGACGGCCAGGTCCTCGAGGAGGGGATCACGGAGGCGGGCTCGATGGCGAGCCTTCAGGCCGCCGGGACCGCGTACGCGAGCCACGACCTCGCGATGATCCCCTTCTATATCTTCTACTCGATGTTCGGCTTCCAGCGGGTCGGCGACCAGGCGTGGGCGTTCGGGGACGCTCGGGGACGTGGCTTCATGATGGGTGCGACCGCCGGCCGGACGACCCTCCACGGGGAGGGGCTCCAGCACGACGACGGCCACTCGCATCTGCTCGCCGCGAACATCCCGAACGTCCGTCCGTACGACCCGGCCTATGCGTTCGAGGTCGCGGCCATCGTCCGCGACGGGATCGAGCGGATGTACGGCCGAAGCGAGGACGTCTTCTACTACATCACGCTGTACAACGAGAACTATCCGATGCCGCCACGCCCGGCGGACGTCGGCGATGGCATCGTCCGCGGGCTCTACCGGCTCCGCGAGGCCCCCGATCTCCGTCGGGCGGCGAAGGTGCGGCTCGTCGGCAGCGGTTCGATCCTCCAGCAGGTGATCGCCGCGCAGGCGCTGCTTGCCGATCGGTTCGGGGTGGCGGCGGAGGTGTACTCGGCGCCGTCGTTCCCGCTGCTCCGCCGCGACGCGCTCGAGGCCGAACGCTGGAATCGCCTGCACCCGCAGGAGACGCCGCGAGTCCCCCACGTCACGCGGATGCTCGGTCCGGACGGCGGGCCGATCGTGGCGGCTACGGACTGGATCACCGCCCTGCCGGACCTGGTGAGCCGCTGGCTGCCCTCGTCGTATACCTCGCTCGGCACGGATGGCTTCGGACGGAGCGACACCCGCGAGGCTCTGCGCTCCTATTTCGAGATCGACCCGCCGCACATCGCCGCCGCCGCGCTCGCCGCGCTCGCCCGCTGCGGGAGCCTTCCGGCGTCCGCGGTGACGGCGGCGATCCGCGATCTCGGCCTCGACCCGGACCGGGATTCGCCGCTGGCCGTCTGA
- a CDS encoding SRPBCC family protein gives MKRAVRRAIALAALGSAGGALLERAVRQRADALREAGRLGVIRGSVRVGAPIERTWAELADVPGQVRWMAELKAVRIETPGPIRVGTRAVGLVRIFGVPVWDPVEIVGWDPPRRFAIRHTGLFAGGGIITLEAIDASTTLVRWDETLRPPVFPHLGELIARPILSRIFQADLETFARLVEGESGSAGDPGEPDGDPGEPPETA, from the coding sequence ATGAAGCGCGCCGTCCGCCGGGCGATCGCCCTCGCCGCTCTCGGGTCCGCCGGCGGCGCACTCCTCGAACGGGCGGTCCGCCAGCGTGCGGATGCGCTCCGCGAAGCCGGACGGCTCGGCGTCATCCGTGGCTCGGTCCGCGTCGGCGCGCCGATCGAGCGGACGTGGGCGGAACTCGCCGACGTGCCGGGCCAGGTCCGCTGGATGGCCGAGCTCAAGGCCGTCCGGATCGAAACGCCCGGCCCGATCCGGGTCGGAACGCGGGCCGTGGGACTCGTCCGGATCTTCGGAGTCCCGGTCTGGGACCCGGTCGAGATCGTGGGTTGGGACCCGCCCCGCCGCTTCGCGATCCGACACACGGGGTTGTTCGCGGGTGGCGGGATCATCACGCTCGAGGCGATCGACGCCTCGACGACGCTCGTCCGCTGGGATGAAACGCTCCGCCCACCGGTCTTTCCGCACCTCGGCGAACTCATCGCCCGCCCGATCCTGAGCCGGATCTTCCAGGCCGATCTCGAGACGTTCGCCCGTCTCGTGGAGGGCGAATCCGGGTCGGCCGGCGATCCGGGCGAGCCGGATGGGGACCCGGGCGAGCCGCCCGAAACGGCCTGA
- a CDS encoding DUF72 domain-containing protein, with amino-acid sequence MIPAAGPAVGAAAPAIDRLYVGTSGFAYPGWAPSFYPPGLRPPDLLRFYAGRLSACEINATFYRQPTERTVAGWVAATPASFRFVVKAQRGGSLQALLRDPAVAAEWLTSPYRTFGNRLGSVLFRIPGHVHRDDGRLAALITSWPRDLPLTVEAEDASWAVDETFAALASIGAAWCSTDREGEEPPAIRALGESLYVRLRRTAYSPEDLAGWAARLVPFLEDGRAVYVFFRHDATGLSAVHAAAFPGIVSARIAIEGRAARPLEAVPDG; translated from the coding sequence ATGATCCCGGCCGCCGGCCCCGCGGTCGGCGCAGCCGCACCGGCGATCGACCGCCTGTACGTGGGCACGAGCGGCTTCGCCTACCCGGGCTGGGCGCCGAGCTTCTATCCCCCGGGGCTCCGCCCACCCGACCTCCTCCGGTTCTATGCCGGCCGCCTGTCCGCCTGCGAGATCAACGCGACGTTCTACCGGCAGCCCACGGAACGGACCGTCGCCGGCTGGGTGGCCGCGACGCCCGCATCGTTCAGGTTCGTCGTCAAGGCGCAGCGGGGTGGCAGCCTCCAGGCGCTCCTCCGCGACCCGGCGGTCGCCGCAGAGTGGCTCACATCGCCGTATCGGACCTTCGGGAACCGACTCGGCAGCGTCCTGTTCAGGATCCCCGGGCACGTCCATCGTGACGATGGCCGGCTCGCCGCGCTCATCACGTCATGGCCCCGCGACCTGCCCCTCACGGTGGAGGCGGAGGATGCATCCTGGGCCGTCGACGAGACCTTTGCGGCGCTTGCGTCCATCGGCGCTGCGTGGTGCTCGACGGACCGCGAGGGCGAGGAGCCGCCGGCGATTCGGGCGCTCGGCGAGTCGCTGTACGTCCGCCTTCGGCGCACGGCGTACTCGCCGGAGGACCTCGCCGGATGGGCCGCGCGACTCGTCCCGTTCCTCGAGGACGGCCGTGCCGTGTACGTCTTCTTCCGTCACGACGCGACCGGGCTCTCCGCGGTCCACGCCGCCGCCTTCCCCGGGATCGTCTCCGCCCGGATCGCGATCGAGGGCCGCGCCGCGCGACCCCTCGAGGCCGTGCCGGACGGCTGA
- a CDS encoding inositol monophosphatase, whose amino-acid sequence MSPVGDLEFARRVAERAGVVLMDRYGRLERVDRKRAKDVVTEADHLSEGLIIDAIREHGPGDGILAEESGSHPPASGRAPAAGRGRLWIVDPLDGTVNYANGIPFFCVSIALVVDGRATVGIVHDPTRGETFAASVESPALLHDRADPQGRSIAVSAKDRLDDLVVALAISGRAAATRVQAVRAAVRVSRNMGAAALEIAYVANGRFDAVIQSGGLSAWDIAAAGLIAERAGATVTDASGGPWLEVGRGASANGILAAPPGHHPALLALSLPRAVGT is encoded by the coding sequence GTGAGTCCCGTCGGCGACCTGGAGTTCGCCCGGCGGGTCGCCGAACGAGCCGGTGTCGTGCTCATGGATCGCTACGGACGGCTCGAACGGGTCGACCGGAAGCGGGCGAAGGATGTCGTGACGGAAGCCGACCACCTCTCCGAGGGCCTCATCATCGACGCCATCCGGGAGCACGGTCCGGGTGACGGGATCCTCGCCGAGGAATCCGGGTCCCATCCGCCGGCGTCCGGGAGAGCGCCGGCCGCGGGACGTGGCCGGCTGTGGATCGTCGACCCGCTCGACGGGACCGTGAACTATGCGAACGGGATCCCGTTCTTCTGCGTCTCCATCGCGCTCGTGGTGGACGGTCGCGCGACGGTGGGCATCGTCCACGATCCGACCCGCGGCGAGACGTTCGCCGCCTCCGTCGAGAGCCCGGCCCTGCTTCACGATCGCGCGGACCCGCAGGGTCGATCCATCGCGGTCTCCGCCAAGGACCGGCTCGACGATCTCGTCGTCGCGCTGGCGATCTCGGGCCGGGCGGCGGCGACCCGGGTGCAGGCGGTCCGCGCCGCCGTCCGGGTGAGCCGGAACATGGGTGCAGCGGCCCTCGAGATCGCCTATGTCGCGAACGGTCGGTTCGATGCGGTCATCCAGTCCGGCGGGCTGTCCGCCTGGGATATCGCCGCCGCCGGCCTCATCGCCGAGCGCGCCGGAGCGACGGTCACGGACGCGTCCGGCGGCCCGTGGCTGGAGGTGGGGAGGGGCGCGTCAGCCAACGGAATCCTCGCGGCCCCGCCGGGCCATCATCCGGCCCTGCTTGCCCTGAGCCTTCCGCGCGCCGTCGGGACCTGA